The DNA sequence AAGCGCCGCAACCGCCGCTGGACCGAGGCGGGCGACAGCCCCGTCTCGTCCGCCAGCGCGTTGATCGCGATGCCGGCATCGTCCTGCAGCAGCGACAGCAACCGGCGGTCCTGCGGGTCCAGCTCAAGCGCCATGATCGAACCCGATCAAATTTTCTACCATTTTGATCGATCTGCCTCGAAATTGATCGAAATCTGCGCATCACTGTAGCGGATTCGCCATTATCTGCACGCTTCCAGACACGGAGGCAACCATGCTCGACCATCTCGAAATCAAGACTCCCGACCTCGCCCGCACGCTGCATTTCTACGCGACGCTGCTCGCCCCGCTCGGCTACCGGCAGATGGTAGACGGGGCGGGCAAAGGGTTCGGCGACGGCCAGCGGCTCGACTTCTTCCTGACTGAGGGCGAGGCGTCGGCGAACGTCCATTTCGCCTTCACCGCGCCGGATCGCCGCGCGGTCGATGCGATCTATGCGATCGGGCGCAAGGCCGGCTTCACGCTCGACCGCGCGCCCGCGCTCGCGCCGCACATCCATCCCGATTATTATGCCGGCTATCTGCGCGATCCCGACGACCGGCTGATCGAGTTCGTCTGCCATGCCTCAGCCTGACGCGGGGCGCCGACTCACTCGGTCGGGCAAGCCGGGGCGGCATCCCCGGCGCCGCGCTTCAGCACGATGTTGCCATATTTGGTGTTGCCGGGCTTGGCCTTGGGGCTGTCGTCCCCGCCAGTCTTGCGCGCGGTCAGCGTCGCCTTGGGGATATGGTTGCCCGCACCGCTCGGCTTCGGCGTGGGACTGGGCGTCGGCGTCGCCTTGGCGAGCACGCACTGGTCCTTGGCGCCGCCCGAGACATCCGATTGGGTGAGCGCTACTCCCGCCGCCGCGGTCCCCGACGTTGCCATCAAGCCGATCACAAATGCCGTCCGCATCGCATCCTCCCGAAATGACCGAGCCTTCCTATCACATCGGGAGGCCGCTCGCGACGCGGCCGGACGGAAGTTGTCATTTCGAGGCCGAGCCGGTTGCGGCTGAACCAGCCTTGCCGAGCCTTTGCGCCTTTCCTCCACCGCGCGCCTCGCTTACCGCTGTCTCCAGTGTCCGACGAGTTCGCCTTTCTCGACGCCCTGCGCGCCATCGCCACGCATCCCGCCGCAGCGGAGCTGGCCGACGACACCGCGGTGCTCGAGGTCGCCGCGGGCCGGCTGGTCCTCACCAGCGACACGATGGTCGAGGGCGTCCACTACCGCCCGCACGACCCCGCCGACGCGATCGGCTGGAAGCTCGCCGCGGTGAACCTCTCGGACCTCGCCGCCAAGGGCGCCACCCCCATCGGCTGCCTGCTCAATTACGCCCTGTCGGGCGACGCCGAATGGGACCGCGCCTTCCTCGCCGGTCTCGACCAGGCCCTCACGCGCTTCGCAATGCCGCTGCTCGGCGGCGACACCGTGGCGATGCCGAGCGGCGCGCCACGCAGCCTCACCCTCGCCGCGATCGGTACCGCCCCGGCCCGCGTCCCACTGCGCACCGGCGCCCGCCCCGGCGATGCTCTCTGGGTGACCGGCCAAATCGGCGGTGCTGGCTTCGGCCCCGACGGCGCGCCGCGCGATCTCACCCGCTATCTCCGCCCGCAACCGCGCCTCGCCGAGGGTCGGGCGATCGCCCCGCTCGCCACCGCGATGATGGACATTTCCGACGGCCTCCTCATCGACGCCCGCCGCATGGCCGAAGCCAGCGGCATCGCGCTCGCGATCGACCTCGACGCCGTCCCGCTCGCCTTGCCCGGTCTCGACGCGATCGAGGCCGCTACCGCCGGCGACGATTACGAACTGCTCTTCACGCTTCCCGCCGGAACCACCCCGCCGGTTGCCGCGACCCGCATCGGCGCTGCCCGCGCAGGCGCCGGTCTTACGCTAATGGCGAGCGGGGCCCCCATCCCGCTCCCCGACAGGCTTGGTTACCGCCACGGCGGCTGACTCGCGCGCGTCCCAACCGCGGCTTGACAGCCCCCCACCCCTCTATACGTTCCGCCACCGACCGCCTGCCGTACCGGGCAAAGACCCGGACGGCGGGCGGATTTCTCAGGGGAAGGATACCAGATGACGATTGTCTATATCGCCATCGCGTGCGGCGTACTCGCCGTGCTCTATGGTTTGGTGACTTCGCAGCAGGTGCTGCGCGCGCCCGCGGGCGACCAGAAAATGCAGGACATCGCCGCCGCCATCCAGGAAGGCGCCAAGGCCTATCTCGGCCGTCAATACACCACCATCGCGGTCGTCGGCGCGATCGTCGCCGTCGTGCTGTACTTCACGCTCGGCGGGCTTTCGACCGTCGCGTTCCTCGTCGGCGCGATCCTCTCGGGCGCCGCGGGCTATGCCGGCATGCACATCTCGGTGCGCGCCAATGTCCGCACCGCCGAAGCCGCGCGCACCAGCCTGCAGGGCGGCCTCACCCTCGCCTTCCGTTCGGGTGCGATCACCGGCATGCTTGTCGCGGGTCTCGGCCTGCTCTCGATCTCGGTGCTCTTCTGGTATCTCGTCGGTGTCGCCGGCAATGAGCCCAATGGCGAGGAAATCATCCATGCGCTGACCGCGCTCGCCTTCGGCGCTTCGCTGATCTCGATCTTCGCGCGTCTCGGCGGCGGCATCTTCACCAAGGCCGCCGATGTCGGCGCCGACCTCGTCGGCAAGGTCGAGGCCGGCATCCCCGAGGACGACCCCCGCAATCCCGCCGTGATCGCCGACAATGTCGGCGACAATGTCGGCGACTGCGCGGGCATGGCCGCCGACCTGTTCGAGACCTATGTCGTCACGATCGGCCTCACCATGGTGTCGATCGCGCTGCTCGTTGCGGGCAGCTCGGAACAGTTGCTCGCGCTCATGTCGCTGCCGCTGATCGTCGGCGGCGTGTGCATCGTCACCTCGATCATCGGTACTTACATGGTCCGGCTCGGCAAGAACGGCTCGATCATGGGCGCGCTCTACAAGGGCTTCTGGACCACCGCGATCCTCGCCGTCCCGGCGATCTATTTCGCGACCCAATATACGCTGAGCGACCTCTCCGCCCCGATCGGCAACGCCGCCTATACCGGCATGGACCTGTTCTGGTGCATGATGATCGGCCTCGCCGTCACCGGGCTACTGGTGTGGATCACCGAATATTACACCGGCACCAACTACCGCCCGGTCCAGTCGATCGCGCGCGCCTCGATCACCGGCCATGGCACCAATGTGATCCAGGGTCTCGCGATCAGCCTCGAATCGACCGCGCTGCCCACGATCGTGATCGTGATCGCGGTGATCACCTCGTTCCAGCTTGCCGGGATCATCGGCGTGGCGTTCGCCGCCACCTCGCTGCTCGCGCTTGCCGGCATGGTCGTCGCGCTCGACGCCTATGGCCCGGTCACCGACAATGCCGGCGGCATCGCCGAGATGGCGGGGCTTCCCGACGACGTGCGCACCCGCACCGACGCGCTCGACGCGGTCGGCAACACCACCAAGGCGGTGACCAAGGGCTATGCCATCGGCTCCGCCGCGCTCGCCGCGCTGGTGCTGTTCGGGGCCTATACCGAGGACCTCAAGCGCTACTTCCCCGACGTGTCGGTGGATTTCTCGCTCAACAACCCCTTCGTCATCGTCGGTCTGCTGCTCGGCGCCTTGCTCCCCTACCTGTTCGGCGCCTTCGGCATGACCGCGGTCGGCCGCGCCGCCGGATCGGTGGTGGAGGACGTGCGCAAGCAGTTCCGCGAGAACCCCGGCATCATGGAGGGGACCAGCCGTCCCAACTATGGCCACACGGTCGACATCGTCACCCGCGCCGCGATCAAGGAGATGATCATCCCGTCGCTGCTGCCGGTGCTCTCGCCGATCCTGCTCTACTTCGTGATCCTCGCCGTCGACAGCCAGGCCAACGCCTTCGCGGCGGTCGGCGCGATGCTGCTCGGCGTGATCGTTTCGGGGCTGTTCGTCGCCATCTCGATGACCTCGGGCGGCGGCGCGTGGGACAATGCCAAGAAGTATATCGAGGACGGCAATCACGGCGGCAAGGGCAGCGAGGCCCATAAGGCCGCGGTGACCGGCGATACCGTCGGCGATCCCTACAAGGACACCGCGGGTCCCGCGGTGAATCCGATGATCAAGATCACCAATATCGTCGCGCTGCTGCTGCTCGCGGCCCTGGCGGGCGGCGGCGGCTAAGCCGCTTCGCAAACCAGCCTTTCGGGCCCCGTCCGGCATGTCCGGGCGGGGCCTTTTTCCCATCAGGGCCAGCGATAGTCCACGACGACGGGGAAATGATCCGACGGATACCGCCCGCGCCGACCGAACGTCACCGTCTCCACCCGCCCCGCGGTCAGGCCCCGTGCCAGCACCCAGTCGATCCGCCGCTCGGGTTTGCCGGTGAAGCCGTGGAACGTCCCCTCCGGCCCGCGCTGCACGGCCGCCGCGCTCCAGGCATCACTCAACCCCGCCGTCAGCGCCCGGTGCGCGCCCGAATCCGGGACGGTGTTGAAGTCGCCCGTCAGCACCACCGGCAGATCGCCCGGCAGCTTCGCGATGCGCGCCGCGATCAGCTCCGCCGCCTTGGTCCGCGCGCTCTCGTCCTCGGCCCGGTGCGCGAAGTGCGTGTTGAAGAACCAGAAGCGCTTGCCGCCGGGGATCGTTTCGAACAGCCCGAAGGTCGCCATGCGCGGCAGCGACTCACCCCAGCTGTTGCTTCCCGGCACCTCGGGCGTCTCCGACAGCCAGAAATTGCCCATCTCAATGAGCTTCAGCCGGTCGCGGCGGTAGAACACCCCCATATGCTCGTCGGCATGCCCGCCGCGCCGGTCGATCCCGAACCAGTTGTAGCGCGGTAGCTTCGCAATCAGGTGGTCGCCCTGGATCTTCCATAATTCCTGCGTGCCGATGATGTCGGGATCGGCGCGCCGGATCGTCTCGACGAACAGGTCCTGCCGCGCTTCCCAGCGGTTCGGCCCATCCGAGGCGAGCGGCAGGCGGACGTTGAAGCTCATCACCTTGAGCCCCTCCCGCGCCTGTGCCGCCGCGGGCAGCGCCGCCGCCAGCCCCAATCCGATCATCAGCGCACGCCTTTGTATTATCATATCGCCACATCGCTCTTGCTTGTTGCCAACGCTGTCACCTATGCCTTGATCCGGTCAGGGGAGGCAAATGGCGCGCAGGCCGACGATCAAGGAAGTCTCGAAGCTCGCGGGGGTCTCGTTCAAGACCGTCTCGCGCGTGCTCAATAACGAGAAGAATGTCAGCGACGAGACTCGCCGCCGGGTCGAGCAGGTGGTGGCCGAGCTCAACTTCCGCCCAAGCCTCGCCGCGCGCACCCTGGCCGGGCGCAAGTCGTTCCAGGTCGCTTTGCTCTACGACAATCCCAGCCCTTATTATGTCTATCACCTCCAGGCCGGCGCGCAGGAGCGTTGTCACGAGCTCGGCTACCGGCTGCTGATCCAGCCGGTCGAGGCCGCCTCGCCCGACCTGGTGCAGGAAATCGCCGCGCTGATCGACGAGACGCATCTCGACGGCCTGATCCTGTCGCCGCCGGTCACCGAATCGGCCGAGCTGCTGGCCGAGCTCGATCGCCGCAACCTGCCCTATGTGCGGATCGAGCCGGGCTTCCGCCGCGAGGAGGGCCGCTCGACCACGATCGACGACGTCGCCGCCGCGCACGAGCTCACCAATCATCTCGCCGGTCTCGGTCACCGCGCGATCGCGTTCATCACCGGCCCCGAAACGCATATTTCGTCGGTCGAGCGTCTCGAAGGCTATCGCGCCGCGCTCGATGCGCACGGCGTCGCCTTCGATCCGGCGCTGGTCGTCGCAGGCGACTACAGCTTCCAGTCGGGGCGCGAGGCTGCGCGGCGGCTGCTCGCCGGCGCGTCGCGCCCGACCGCGATCTTCGCCGGCAACGACGACATGGCCGCGGGCGCGCTCGCGGTCGCGCATGAGCTCGACATCGGCGTGCCCGATGAGCTGTCGATCGCCGGGTTCGATGATTCCGATCTCGCCGCCGCGGTGTGGCCACCGCTCACCACCGTTCGCCAGCCGGTGCGCGAGCTCGCCTGGGCGGCTGCCGACCTGCTGCTCTCGGACTCGCGCCCCCGCGACCGGCTGACGCTCGATTATAGTCTCATCGTCCGCGCCAGCACCGGCCCGGCGCGCTAGTCTCCCGCCGCCGCCCGCCAGAGATGTTGTAGGACATCTCCTTGACACGCGCCGGGGTTTGTAGGACAACTCTGATGACACCGGTGTCTAAGCCGGGTTGAATCGGGCAAAGCCCGCGCGATAGCGTTCGCCTGTTGCGGCGGCTGCACGCGAAATTGGGGAGGAGACGCATGAACACCACCAAGCTGCTCAAGGCAGGCACCGCGGCACTCGCGCTGACGGCCGCTTTCGCCGTCACGGCGCCCGCCGCCGCGCAGCAGACCGCACCGTCGCCGCCTCCGGAGGAGGAAACCGAAGAGATCATCGTCAGCGGCATCCGCGCCTCGCTGCAGCAGGCCGCGGAGGTCAAGCGCGACGCGTCGCAGGTGATGGACGTGATCACCGCCGAGGATGTCGGCAAGCTCCCCGACGCCAACGTCGCCGAGGCGCTCCAGCGCGTCACCGGCGTGCAGATCACCCGCGTGTTCGGCGAAGGTCAGTCGGTCTCGGTGCGCGGCCTCCAGCAAGTCCGCGTCGAAGTCGATGGCCGCACCCTGCTCGGCTGGTCGGCGCGCCTGTCGCCGCCGGAGAATGACCAGCTCGGCCGCTCGTCGGGCCTCGATTCGGTCCCCTCCTCGCTGTTCGGCCGGCTCGAGGTGCGCAAGTCGCCGCTCGCCAGCCAGGCTGAGGGCGGGCTCGGCGGCACCGTCAATCTCGTTACCCCCAAGCCGCTGTCGTTCAAGGAACCGACCATCTCGGTACGGGCGCAGGGCGTCTATTCGGAGAATAGCGAAAAATTCGAGCCGGCGATCACCGGCTTCGCCACCACCAAGTTCCTCGACGGCCGGCTCGGCGTGATGATCGCGGGCGAGTATCAGAAGCGCACCTCGACCAACCAGACATTCGAACGCAACAACTTCCTCAACCGCACCTATACCGGCACCGGCGGCGGCGTGTTCGCGACCCCGGTGCTGCTCCAATATGAGCAGTTCGTGGTCGATCGCTCGCGGCTCGGCCTCAACGGCGCGGTGCAGTTCGAGGTGACGCCCGAGTTCACGCTCACCGCCGACGCGCTCTATTCGGAGCTCACCACTGGCCGCCGCCAGGACTTCTTCGCCTTCCGCCTGCCCACCGGCACCAACCCGGTCGCCAATCGCGTGGTCGAGAATGGCGCGGTGGTCGCGGGCACCGCCAACGGCACCGTCACCACCGCTGGCCAGATCCGCAACGAGCCCACCAAAAGCTATCTCTACGGCCTCAACGGCAAGTACGAGAAGGACGGGCTCAAGATCGAGGCCGACGGCTATTACAGCAAGGGCACGATCGACCAGACGATCCAGATCATCACGCTCCAAGCGACCGCTGCAGTGCCCGGCACCTTCGATTTCCGCGGCAACACCATTCCCTCGCTGACGCTCGGCGGCACCTTCAACCCGACCAGCTATGCCTCCTATAACCCGGCGAACAACGGCGTGCGCAGCAACCGGCTGATCGGCCTGCTCGAGGAATGGACCGGCAAGCTCGATCTCTCCTACGAGTTCGACAGCGGGGTCACACTGGCGATGGGCGTGCGCTACACCGACCTGCACGCGCGCTCGAACGCCTATCGCAGTCAGGTGACGCCGACCCGCGCCGAGATCGAACCCTTTCTGCGGACGATCGGCACGGGCGAGTTCCTGCCTGACATCCCGGGCAGCTTCCCGCGCAGCTTCCTCACCACCGCGCCGACCTTCGACTATGTCTTCACCCGCGCGCAGGCGGCCGAGCCCAATCCCAATCCCAACGACCGCTCGGCGCTGCTGCCCAATCTGCAGCGCGACTATGACTTCAGCGAGCGGACGCTGGCGGGCTACCTCATGCTTTCGGGCGAGGGTGAGATCGCCGGCATCCCCTATCGCGCCAATGCCGGCGTGCGCATCGCGAGCACGCGGCTGTCGGTCGATTCCTATGTCAATGTCGGCACGGTCAGCACGCTGCGGACCGACAAGAACCGCTATACAAACGTGCTGCCCAGCGCGAACATCGCGTTCAATGTCACCGACGATTTCCTGATCCGCATCTCGGGCTCGCAAACGATGCAGCGTGCGTCGATCGCCGATCTCGCGCCGTCGACCTTCTTCAACGCCACCAACCTGTCGGTCACTGGCGGCAACGTCAATCTCGAGCCGCCGATCTCGACTCAGGCCGATATCAGCTTCGAATATTATACCGGCAAGAGCTCGCTGATCTCGGGTGCGCTGTTCTACAAGGACGTCAAGGACTTCATCGCCAGCTTCGTCACCACCGGCGTCGACCTGACGCTCGACCCGCAGGGCCGCGAGCTGGTCTTCTCGCGCCCCGAGAACCTCGCCAGCGCGAAGATCAAGGGCTTCGAGGTCGGCATCCAGCAATTCTTCGACTTCCTGCCTTCGCCGCTCGATGGGCTCGGCATCATCGCCAACTACACCTATTCGGACTCGCAGGATAACGCCGGCTTCCCGCTCGTGGCGGTGTCGAAGAACAGCTACAATCTCGTCGGCTTGTTCGAGAAGGGTCCGATCTCGGCGCGCGTCGCCTATAATTACCGCGACGAGGCGGTGTTCGAATTCTCGGAAGGCCGGCCGAGCTTCATCGGCCCGCGCTCGCAGCTCGACGCGCAGATCGGCGTCGATCTGACCAAGAACATCGCGCTTTCGTTCCAGGCGCAGAATTTGATCCCGGACGACTCGGCAACCACCGAGTACAGCGCGGCGGGGCCCGTGGCGCTCAACAGCTATGCACTGTCGGAGCGGCGCTATTCGATCGGCGTTCGCGCCAAGTTCTGACGGCGGAGGCAGGCCGCCCGGGCTTGGGAACCGGGCGGCCACCCCACCGCAACTACATCTCCCGCGCCCTCATCGCCGCGTTCCAGCGCATCACGTTCGCGCGCGCCTCCTGCACGAAGGCCGAGCGGCGGACGATGCCGAGAAAGGCGTCGGCGACCCATTTGCCCGGCTGGCGCAGCGGGCGGCGCACCTGGACCAGCAGCACCACGCGCGTGCCCGGCGTGTCGTTCCACACCTCATGGTCATAGGTGTCGTCGAACAGCAGCGTCTCGCCCTCCGCCCAGCGCACGATACGGTTCCGCACGCGCATCCGCGCGTCGCCGTCGCGCGGCACGCTGAGGCCGAGATGGCAGGTCAGCAGTCCCTTGGTTACCCCGCGATGCGCCGGGATGTGGGTGCCCGGGGCGAGGATCGAGAAGAAGGCGCTGTTGAGCTCGGGGATCTGCGCGACCACCGATCGCGTCACCGGGCAGCGGTCGAGATTCTCCTCGATCGAATAGCCATAGCCCCACAGGAAGAAGGAACGCCACTTGTTCACCGGCGCGATCGCGCGGTGGTCGGGCGAGATGCTCGCGAGCGCGGGCGATCTGCCCTCGCAGGCCAGCGCCTCGTCGCGGATCGCCTCCCAATTGTCGCGCAGCAGCTCGGTCCAGCCGAACTCGCGCACGTCGAGCACCGGCGCGTTCGAGACCAGCGAGGACGCGCCGATGATCCGGTCGAAGACACCGCGCAGCTGCTTGCCGACGCGGATCAGCAGCGGGCGCTTGATGGCGTCGGCGAACACGGCGCCAGCCGGAGCGACGCCGAAATCCGGCACGCGCACCGCTTCCGCGGTCTCGTCACGCCTGATCGCTACGCCTTCCCGCACGCCACACCTCGACCCCATATTTGCCACCGGCCGGGACTCGCCGGACCGCGCGACGATCCGGCTAGCCGGCGCTTGGGCCCAAATCGTGGCGAAACCGGGCCAAAGCCGTGCAGTCGCTCAAGAATTGCGGCGTGATCACCGCGGCTGGCGATGAACCGCGAAGCACGCTAAATAGCACGCGATGGCCCTGTACCCGCGCGTCAAGCAACTCGCCCTTCCTCTCCTCGTCGCCGCAGCCGCCGTGCCTGCCCTGGCACAGGTCGCTGCCCCGGCGCCCCAGAACGCACCCGCGCCGGTCGCGGTCGACAAGGCGCCTTGGCTCTATAAGGGCAGCGATGTCCCGCAGGACCCCGAATGGCGCTTCGGCACGCTGCCCAACGGCCTGCGCTACGCCGTGCGCAAGAATGGCGTGCCGCCCGGCCAGGTCTCGATCCGCCTGCGCATGGATGTCGGCGCGCAGATGGAGCGCGAGTCGGAAATGGGCTTCGCGCATTTGCTCGAGCACCTCTCGTTCCGCGGCTCGGCCAAGGTGCCCGACGGCGAATCGAAGCGTGAGTGGCAGCGGCTCGGCGTCACCTTCGGCTCGGACAGCAACGCCAGCACCACGCCGGTCTCGACCACCTACAAGCTCGACCTGCCCGACGCGAAGGAAGCGAGCCTCGATCGATCGATGATGATCCTCGCCGACATGATGTCGGCGCCGAGCCTGACGCCCGAGGCGCTCAATGCCGAGCGCCCCGTGGTGCTCGCCGAACAGCGCGAGCGGCTACGCCCGCAGACGCGGTTCGAGGATGCGCAGCGCCAGCTGTTCTTCGCCGGCCAGCTCTTCGCCGAGCGCCCGGTGATCGGCACGGTCGAGACGCTCAATGGCGCCACTGCGGAGGCCGTCCGTACGTTCCATCAGCGCTGGTACCGACCCGAACGCGCAACGCTCGTGATCGTCGGCGACATGGACCCCGCCTTGTTCGAAGCGCAGATCGCCAAGCATTTCGCGGCATGGCAGGGCGTCGGGCCCAACCCGGTGACGCCCAGTTTCGGCAAGCCCGATCCGGCCAAGCCCAAGAGCGCGGCGATCGTCGAACCGACGCTCCCGCCCGTGGTCTCGATGGCGGTGCTGCGGCCCTGGACGGTGTTCCAGGACACGGTGAAGTTCAACCAGGAGCGGATGGTCGATTTCGTCGCGGTCCGCATCATCAACCGCCGCCTCGAAAGCCGCGCGCGCGCTGGCTCCTCCTATATCGGGGCGAGCGCCGACCTGTCGGACGCGGTGCGTTCGGCCAACGTCACCTCGATCCAGGTGCTGCCGATCGGCGAGGACTGGGAGAGCGCGGTCAAGGAAGTGCGCGCGGTGATCGCCGACGCGCTCACCACCGCGCCGACTCAGGTCGAGATCGACCGCGAGGTCGCCGAGATTGACGCACAGATGCGCAATTCGGTCGCCACTGCGCCGGTCCAGGCCGGCTCGCGCCGCGCCGACAATCTG is a window from the Sphingomonas sp. BT-65 genome containing:
- a CDS encoding aspartyl/asparaginyl beta-hydroxylase domain-containing protein, whose product is MREGVAIRRDETAEAVRVPDFGVAPAGAVFADAIKRPLLIRVGKQLRGVFDRIIGASSLVSNAPVLDVREFGWTELLRDNWEAIRDEALACEGRSPALASISPDHRAIAPVNKWRSFFLWGYGYSIEENLDRCPVTRSVVAQIPELNSAFFSILAPGTHIPAHRGVTKGLLTCHLGLSVPRDGDARMRVRNRIVRWAEGETLLFDDTYDHEVWNDTPGTRVVLLVQVRRPLRQPGKWVADAFLGIVRRSAFVQEARANVMRWNAAMRAREM
- a CDS encoding VOC family protein, whose amino-acid sequence is MLDHLEIKTPDLARTLHFYATLLAPLGYRQMVDGAGKGFGDGQRLDFFLTEGEASANVHFAFTAPDRRAVDAIYAIGRKAGFTLDRAPALAPHIHPDYYAGYLRDPDDRLIEFVCHASA
- a CDS encoding sodium-translocating pyrophosphatase, with translation MTIVYIAIACGVLAVLYGLVTSQQVLRAPAGDQKMQDIAAAIQEGAKAYLGRQYTTIAVVGAIVAVVLYFTLGGLSTVAFLVGAILSGAAGYAGMHISVRANVRTAEAARTSLQGGLTLAFRSGAITGMLVAGLGLLSISVLFWYLVGVAGNEPNGEEIIHALTALAFGASLISIFARLGGGIFTKAADVGADLVGKVEAGIPEDDPRNPAVIADNVGDNVGDCAGMAADLFETYVVTIGLTMVSIALLVAGSSEQLLALMSLPLIVGGVCIVTSIIGTYMVRLGKNGSIMGALYKGFWTTAILAVPAIYFATQYTLSDLSAPIGNAAYTGMDLFWCMMIGLAVTGLLVWITEYYTGTNYRPVQSIARASITGHGTNVIQGLAISLESTALPTIVIVIAVITSFQLAGIIGVAFAATSLLALAGMVVALDAYGPVTDNAGGIAEMAGLPDDVRTRTDALDAVGNTTKAVTKGYAIGSAALAALVLFGAYTEDLKRYFPDVSVDFSLNNPFVIVGLLLGALLPYLFGAFGMTAVGRAAGSVVEDVRKQFRENPGIMEGTSRPNYGHTVDIVTRAAIKEMIIPSLLPVLSPILLYFVILAVDSQANAFAAVGAMLLGVIVSGLFVAISMTSGGGAWDNAKKYIEDGNHGGKGSEAHKAAVTGDTVGDPYKDTAGPAVNPMIKITNIVALLLLAALAGGGG
- the thiL gene encoding thiamine-phosphate kinase; this encodes MSDEFAFLDALRAIATHPAAAELADDTAVLEVAAGRLVLTSDTMVEGVHYRPHDPADAIGWKLAAVNLSDLAAKGATPIGCLLNYALSGDAEWDRAFLAGLDQALTRFAMPLLGGDTVAMPSGAPRSLTLAAIGTAPARVPLRTGARPGDALWVTGQIGGAGFGPDGAPRDLTRYLRPQPRLAEGRAIAPLATAMMDISDGLLIDARRMAEASGIALAIDLDAVPLALPGLDAIEAATAGDDYELLFTLPAGTTPPVAATRIGAARAGAGLTLMASGAPIPLPDRLGYRHGG
- a CDS encoding LacI family DNA-binding transcriptional regulator; amino-acid sequence: MARRPTIKEVSKLAGVSFKTVSRVLNNEKNVSDETRRRVEQVVAELNFRPSLAARTLAGRKSFQVALLYDNPSPYYVYHLQAGAQERCHELGYRLLIQPVEAASPDLVQEIAALIDETHLDGLILSPPVTESAELLAELDRRNLPYVRIEPGFRREEGRSTTIDDVAAAHELTNHLAGLGHRAIAFITGPETHISSVERLEGYRAALDAHGVAFDPALVVAGDYSFQSGREAARRLLAGASRPTAIFAGNDDMAAGALAVAHELDIGVPDELSIAGFDDSDLAAAVWPPLTTVRQPVRELAWAAADLLLSDSRPRDRLTLDYSLIVRASTGPAR
- a CDS encoding endonuclease/exonuclease/phosphatase family protein is translated as MIGLGLAAALPAAAQAREGLKVMSFNVRLPLASDGPNRWEARQDLFVETIRRADPDIIGTQELWKIQGDHLIAKLPRYNWFGIDRRGGHADEHMGVFYRRDRLKLIEMGNFWLSETPEVPGSNSWGESLPRMATFGLFETIPGGKRFWFFNTHFAHRAEDESARTKAAELIAARIAKLPGDLPVVLTGDFNTVPDSGAHRALTAGLSDAWSAAAVQRGPEGTFHGFTGKPERRIDWVLARGLTAGRVETVTFGRRGRYPSDHFPVVVDYRWP
- a CDS encoding TonB-dependent receptor; protein product: MNTTKLLKAGTAALALTAAFAVTAPAAAQQTAPSPPPEEETEEIIVSGIRASLQQAAEVKRDASQVMDVITAEDVGKLPDANVAEALQRVTGVQITRVFGEGQSVSVRGLQQVRVEVDGRTLLGWSARLSPPENDQLGRSSGLDSVPSSLFGRLEVRKSPLASQAEGGLGGTVNLVTPKPLSFKEPTISVRAQGVYSENSEKFEPAITGFATTKFLDGRLGVMIAGEYQKRTSTNQTFERNNFLNRTYTGTGGGVFATPVLLQYEQFVVDRSRLGLNGAVQFEVTPEFTLTADALYSELTTGRRQDFFAFRLPTGTNPVANRVVENGAVVAGTANGTVTTAGQIRNEPTKSYLYGLNGKYEKDGLKIEADGYYSKGTIDQTIQIITLQATAAVPGTFDFRGNTIPSLTLGGTFNPTSYASYNPANNGVRSNRLIGLLEEWTGKLDLSYEFDSGVTLAMGVRYTDLHARSNAYRSQVTPTRAEIEPFLRTIGTGEFLPDIPGSFPRSFLTTAPTFDYVFTRAQAAEPNPNPNDRSALLPNLQRDYDFSERTLAGYLMLSGEGEIAGIPYRANAGVRIASTRLSVDSYVNVGTVSTLRTDKNRYTNVLPSANIAFNVTDDFLIRISGSQTMQRASIADLAPSTFFNATNLSVTGGNVNLEPPISTQADISFEYYTGKSSLISGALFYKDVKDFIASFVTTGVDLTLDPQGRELVFSRPENLASAKIKGFEVGIQQFFDFLPSPLDGLGIIANYTYSDSQDNAGFPLVAVSKNSYNLVGLFEKGPISARVAYNYRDEAVFEFSEGRPSFIGPRSQLDAQIGVDLTKNIALSFQAQNLIPDDSATTEYSAAGPVALNSYALSERRYSIGVRAKF
- a CDS encoding phage tail protein, with product MRTAFVIGLMATSGTAAAGVALTQSDVSGGAKDQCVLAKATPTPSPTPKPSGAGNHIPKATLTARKTGGDDSPKAKPGNTKYGNIVLKRGAGDAAPACPTE